One genomic region from Manis pentadactyla isolate mManPen7 chromosome 12, mManPen7.hap1, whole genome shotgun sequence encodes:
- the LOC118911427 gene encoding alpha-ketoglutarate dehydrogenase component 4-like — translation MMGSKMASASRVVQVVRPHTSLIRFPDKRENPEPNVSEVLRSTALPSPSSSISQHSKGSKSPCWPMQQGPPDTAEVIKTLPQKYRRKLVSQEEIEFIQHGGPE, via the coding sequence ATGATGGGCAGCAAGATGGCATCTGCCAGCAGGGTCGTTCAGGTAGTCAGGCCACATACCTCACTAATAAGGTTCCCTGACAAAAGAGAGAATCCTGAACCCAATGTATCAGAAGTTTTGAGATCAACAGCACTGCCATCTCCTTCTTCTTCAATTTCACAGCATTCTAAGGGAAGTAAATCACCATGCTGGCCGATGCAGCAGGGTCCACCAGACACGGCAGAAGTAATAAAAACGTTACCTCAGAAATACAGAAGGAAACTTGTGTCTCAAGAAGAAATTGAATTTATCCAACATGGAGGTCCAGAATAA